A window of Aquificaceae bacterium genomic DNA:
CTCTTCCCAGCTCTGAGCCTTTCCGTAGAGGAGGTCGCTTATGGCTCTTTTGAGCCTGTCAATGCCCGTTTCTTGGATTATCTTCTGCCTTTTTCTTCTTGCGGGGAATATCTTTTCCAGAATTAGGTCAATGTCCTCCTCTGTAAGGGATGGGAGCCTCTCCTTGCTGAAAGCCTGCTGGAAGAGGAGGGATTTGGCGAGGAGGTCCTTGTAAAATTCCTGAACGAAGTCCTCGCCTTCTCCCAGTATCTTTATCAGGTAGTCCCTGACAAGAAAGTCATCAAGAATGACAGGCTTCTTCATACCATCACCTTTGCACCCAGGAATGCTGCCGCCTCCGCAGCTGCTGCCTCACCTTCGGAGAAGGAAGACTCTATGTCTATGGGACCCTTACAGGCACCTGCTATGAAAATGCCTGGCTTGTTGGATATGATGTTGGAGCCAGACTCTTCAGAGGGTATGAGGAACTGGCTATCAGGGTCCTGGGCAAGCCCCAGAATCTTGGCGACCTTCTTGGTTCCGGGGGATGGCTCCATTCCAAGCACAAGCACCACAAGGTCCATGGGAACCTCTGCAGGTCTCTGAACTATGGTGTCCTCATGCTTTACCCTGAGCCTTCCGTCTGCAGGGCTGTATGTGATTTCCGCAATCCTTCCCCTCACATACCTGACACCAAACTGCTCCTGAGGAGCCCAGTAGAAGGGGTATTCCCATGTGCCGTAGGTTCTCACGTCCATGTAATAACAGAAAACGTCCACATCAGGGTAGTGCTCCCTTATTTCCATACCCTGAAGACCAGACAGTGCACAACCATACCTGCAGCAGTGAACGTTGGTCACACCCAGCTGTCTGTCCCTTGAGCCCACACAGAAAACAAAAGCAACCCTTCTTGGAAGCTGTCCGTTGGAGGGTCTGTAGAGCTTGCCTTCCTGAGAGAACATCCTTTCAAGCTCAAGGTTCGTTATAACATCTGGATACAGCCCGTAGCCGAGCTCACCTTTCCTTCTTGGGTCAAAGTGCTCAAAGCCGGTGGCAACCACTATGGCACCCACCTCATGCTTTTCTCCGTTGGAGAGGGTCACCCTGTATTCTCCGGGCTCGCCTTCGCAGGCGGTCAGCTCCGTGTTGAGAAGAACCTTCACATTGGGGTTTTGCTCCACATCCTTTATGTAAGGACCTATCACCTGGGAGGGTTTTAGCTTTCTGGGGATTAAGGTGTGGTAGTGGTTTTTGATAGGATTCCCACCCAGCTGACTGTCCTTTTCCACCAAGATAGTGGATACTCCGAGCCTTCCCAGAGTTCTGGCCGCCGCGAGTCCTGCAGGACCACCTCCAACTACCAGCACGCTCTTAGCCATGTTAAACCTCCTTTAGTTGTTCTTATGGGGGCAGAGCCCCCAGAGAAAGCTTAGGACTTGAAAAGTGGCATGTTTGCAGTTGCAGAAGCCTTTGGCTTACCTGTGGAAGTCCTGCTGTAAGGCTCATAAAGGTCGTATTCCTTGAAGAATTCCATGAGCTCGTCGTATTTACCGGCCTTTTCCAGGTCTGCTATGTATTTGACGGTGTCTTCCCACTCTTTCCTGAGCTCTCTCCAGTTGGTTATTCCCATTTTCTCAAGGAGTCTCTCGTAATCGGAGCAGTTCCAGTATAGCTGGACTATCTTGAAGGGATGTGCACCGCAGGCGAGGGCTGCAAACATAACGTCAGACATGACTGCCACAGGGTGATACATGCCATGGGCCTTTCCTATCCACTGGTTCTTCTCAAAGGTGGTGGTGCAACCCGTGTCATGGGTCACTATGAGGTCTGCCTTTATCTCCTCTGCGATAACTTTGAGCTTCCTCTGTATGGCAAAGGACCTGGTAAACTCCCTCTCGGTCAGTATGTGCCTGAAGCCAAAGCCACAGCAGTCATACCATGTGGAATAGTCCACCACCTGCGCACCAAGGGCTTTGACAACCGCCGCAGATGCTGCAGGCCTCTGTCCGTTGTAAACCTCCGGGTCATAGGGGTAGTCGTCAGCAATCATCTTGTAGGTGTGGCAGGCGTTGTGGATGGCAACCCTTACGTTGGAAACATCTATGCCCTTTGGCTTACCCTCCTTCTGGTAGAGGTCTGCAATCTTGTATCTCATGGCGTGAACCCATTCGGAGTAGTGGACCACCTCCTGGGGTATAACTATTCTCCCATCCTCTGTGAGCCTTCCGAGCTTTTTCAGGATTGGCTTTACGGCGTCTCTGAGCTCCTTGTTCATTATAAGCTGTTCTCTCGTTTCCTTGTATGAACCAAAAGAGGTTCCGCAATGAATGAGGGGATAGTATCCGGTCTTCCATGCCTGGTGCATATTTCTGAGCCATACCGCCGCAAGGGCAACAGGGTTGGAAGTGCCAGAGCCGTGATAGTTCCATGCGGTGCATGAGGTCTGGTGAGGTTCATTCAGGTAGTCAAGTCCGAACTTGTTCATGAACCAAAAAACAGAGGCAGGATATCCGGGTATGTTTCCGCACTGACCACAGGACTTGTGATGCCAGAGCTTATTGGTAGGGATGGTTTTTATCCTTCCTGTCCTTGTGAAGACCTCTATGGGCTGGTGCTCTTCGGTTATCCTGTGTATGAGTATTTCGCCCTTTGCCTCAAGCTCTTCCATCATCTCAAAGATGTGGTCGTAGTGGGCGCTGTATTCTTTGAGTGGGAAGGGGGGCTGTTCTGGATATCTCAGAAGACCTCCCGGGCTGTTATGTCCAAAGCCATGTTTTGCCATGATTACACCTCCTTAGGTTTTTTCGGGGCATCAACCCCTTTGATTAGCTTACTCTTCTTCCTCATAAAGCTCCTCATACCTTTCCTCGTTTTCCTCCACAATGTCCATTATGACGTTGTAGAGGTTGGGGTCGAGCTTTTCCAGCATTTCAAATATACCCGTCTCTCTCCATATGGTATACATCTCCACTGCCGTCTCAAGGGATACTTCCCATGCGGTCTTTACAGACTTACCCACATCAAAGGGTATGGCAAGCCTTTTGGCTCTGAGGTTTTCCATGTTGTCTGCCATCTTTGGACCCCAGTCGGGGAAGAAGTCGGGCTGGAGCATGTCTGCAGAGAGCTGGTTTCCTGTGGTCATGACTTTGAGAAGCACCCTTCCGTAGGGCTTGAGGAGGTCTTTGGTTGCCTCAAAAGCGTTACGCACCGCCACTTCTCTCATTATTGCTACAAGACCACCTGGGTTGTTCACAAAGGGGCACCTTATCCAGCAGGTAAAGCACTGAGAGCATGCCCAGATGTATTCGTGCATCATATCATACAGGACTTCCACATCCTCTTCCAGAAACCTCTGCACTATTTCTCTGGGAGAGTAATCAAAGAACCTGTTGGAAGGACAGGATGCGGTGCATACGCCACAGTTAAGACAGCCAAAGATGTATTCCTTAAAACGAAAGTCAGACTTTACCTCCTCCACTATACGGACCTTTTCCTCCCAAGGCACTGCCTTGGTTTTCTCCGATATGGGGAGGTTATATCCATAAATATGTCCATCCATGGTAAACCTCCTTAAGGTTTCTTCCTTCTATAAAGGTATTATGCACATGATAAAAGTCAATTAAATTTTGCTTATGTATATATAAGGATAAACTTATGAGTGCATACTCAAAAAAGGGGGAGGTGGAAACAGAATTAAAGGGTGAGAACTGCATACTCGCCGCTCATGAGCTTGTCAAGAAAGGCTGCACCACCTATTATGCCATCGCAGAGTTCCGGGTTCACATCTTCTTTTTTGTATATTTCCGTCAGGTCAAGGGATGGCACGCAAAGGTATATCTTCACACCAGCATCCTTTGCCATCTTTATGAAGTCATAGATGGTCTGTTCCACCCCTGGACGAACCTTTACCTTTTTGGCATTGTCTCTCATAAGCAGAAAGCCAGCTTCTGAGGTTATAACCATCTCAACCTCGTAGTCCATGGTGGTGGCGGCGGTGGCAAGGAAGAAGGGAGCACCCGCCTGTGGGTTTATAAGCTCGCCGGTGGTCGGCTCTGCCCTTTCAAAGAAGGGCACCGTCAGGATGTAGAAGAGCACTTTCTCGTATGCCATATCTATCCTCCTTAGACGAAGATTATCATGGGCTTGTCTGCCTCAAGCACGTAGTTCATGAAGGTGGCAGCGCCTGCGGGTGGCTCAAGACCTTCTATGAGGTCTTCATATTTATATCCAAAAAGCTCCATGGTCATCTGACAGGGTATGAGCTTTACCTCCGCTTCCTTGCAGACCTCTACAAGCTCAGGTATGTCCGCCACACCGTGCTCTTTTATGGTCTTTTTCATCATAAAACTCATGAGGTCTGTCATTCCAGGAATTACGCCCATAATCTGAGGAGGTCCTGGAAATATGGAAGATATGGCATTTGTTACGGGGTTCTGCATGGAGGGAGGGAAAGCCATTGGCATGGCGGGGTTCCCTATGGGTGCAATCTTGAGTTCGTGCATCTTCTTCCTGTGTATGATGTTTAGACCGTAAAAGGTAAAGAATATTGCCGTCTCTATGCCAAGGGAGGCTGCGGTTGAGGCAAGGATAAGGGGTGGGTATGCCATGTCGAGGGTGCCCTTTGTGGCTATTATGGCAAGTCTTTCTGTAACCATATGTTTCCCTCCTTATTTCTTCTTGAGGTAGAAGATTATCTTTCCTCCCTCTTCCACCGTTTCAAGAAGCTGATGTCCCGTTCTGTTGCAGAAGGCTGGTATGTCAGCCTTTGCCCCCGGGTCTGTGGTTATAACTTCAAGTATCTGTCCAGATTGAAGCTCCTCAATAGCCTTTTTTGTTTTGAGAACTGGAAGAGGACAGTTAAGACCAGATGCGTCAAGGGTCTTATCTGGTGTTATGGTTGCCATTTTAAACACCTCCTGTGTAAGATTATCCTCATATTATAAGTCTCGCATAGAGTGTATGCCATTAGTAATTATGATAAAGATTATAAGTTTTCCTTATATCAGTGCGTGAGCCAGAGCACATCAGATATGAGGCATGCTCCTCCAACCTTTTTCAGTAGCGGTCTCAGACTCTCCGCTATCTTCTGTGCCACCTCTTCGGAGCATACTGTAAACACATAGCTGTTTTTGAACACGTCTGTAAGCTCATCGCCTGCCATTATACCCCTTTCTCCCTTTCCCAGGGCATCCTTTATAACCGTATAACCGGAAACTCCTGCCTTCTCCAGCACATCAAGCACCCTGCTAAGGTATATGCTGTCAATCACCACCTCAACCTTTTTCATAGGCTTCATCTTCTTACCCCCATAGATGGTTTATTAGAAAGTAATATAGTGGTATGCCTACTGCTATGTTAAAGGGGAAAGTTATGGCAAGGGACATGGTAACATAAAGGCTGGGGTTTGCCTCGGGCACCGATAGCCTCATGGCGGCGGGAACTGCTATGTAAGAAGCACTTGCACACAGGATGGAAAACATAAAGGCATCCCCCTTTGCCAGACCAAAGGTTTTCGCAAGAAATATTCCCACAAGGGCGTTGAACACAGGAAGAAGCACACCAAAGGCTATGAGGAAAAGCCCAACTTTTCTAATCTCACCAATCCTGCGACCGGCCACTATACCCATATCAAGCAAGAAAAAGGCAAGCATGCCCTTAAACAGGACTCCAAACAGCGGATCCATGGCTTTCCAGCCCTTTTCACCTGTGAGAAAGCCTATAAGAAGGGTTCCCATGAGTATGTAGACAGAGGGGTTGAGAAAGGCTTCTCTCAGAACCTCACCCCAGTTTACCCCCGTGTTGCTGTTTCTTCTGGCAAAGAGAGTAAGAAGCACAAGTCCTATGACTATGGCGGGGGACTCCATAAGGGTCATGGCGGCCACCATGTAGCCACCATAGCTCTGCCCGAGGCTGTTTAGAAAAGAACCAGCGGTAATGAAGGTAACCGCACTTATGGAGCCGTAAGTGGCCGCTATGGCAACGGCGTTGTAAACATCAAGCCTTAGCCTGAGAATGAAAAAGGCGTATACGGGCACTGCAACCGCCATGAACATGGCAAGCAGGAGCACTTTGAGCACTTCAAAGGTTATGCCGCTCTTGGAAAGTTCGTAGCCACCATGAAGACCTATTGCTATAAGAAGATAAAGGGAAAAGAGCTTTGGTAGAGGCTGTGGCACTTCAAGCTCTGTCCTGAGGAGGATGGCACCAAGCCCGAGGAGGAACATGAGAACAGGCGGATTGAGTATGTTCTGCAAAAGCAGTTCAAAACCCATCTTTTACCCTCCAGAAAATTAGTTTTCTATAAGCACCAGAAAGGAGGGCCCGTCGTAGCCTTTGACTTCTATCGGGTTATCTATGTATCCAAAGGAATAGTTTACCGCAACGGGGAAAGGATAGTGCTTTAGCCTAACTATTCCCTTTGCCCTTATTATGTTCTCAGGCAGGCTTTTTAATCTCTTTTCAAGCTCTTCGTAATCCACGGGTTCAATCAGGTTTATAACTCTATGGTGGTGACTGTGCCCATGTTCTGTGGCTATGTTCTTGAGCTCAGGAATCGTATATGCACCTGAGAATACTTCCTCAGGAAGCCTGCCGTATACTGCTCTATAGAGTCTCACCCTTGTGTAGAAGGGTTCTCCCGTAAAAGAGTTAACCGGTCTGTAAAGCCTCCAGATATCCAGCACTTCCCTTTCTATCTCCAATACTCTTTTTTCTTCCACCAGGTCTGTTTTGTTCAGCACTATCACGTTTGAACCGCCTATCTGATACCTTGCAGTGCTATCTTCCCTGTACTTTTCAAAGCTCCAGCAGTCTACAAGGCAAATAACTCCATCCACGCTGCAACCCAGTGCCTGAAGGCTCAGGATTATGGGAAAGGGCACCGCCCCACCAGAGGTCTCCACCAAAAGCAGCTGGGGGTCATACTTTTCTCTTATTTCCTTAATTGCCTTCTCAAACTCAGAATGAAGGGAACAGCATATGCAGCCCTCTGGAAGCTCAAGCACCTCAGAGTATGCATTTTTGAGGACCTTACCGTCCACACCCACCTCACCCAGTTCGTTAACTATGACCGCCACCCTTTTTCCCTGAAAATGCTCCCTCGCTGAATTGACAAGAAGGGTAGTCTTACCACTTCCAAGAAATCCGGTTATTACAAAGGCAGGGAGCATTTTACTCTCCGCCGTATTCCACAGAGTCTATCTCCTCCATGAACTGCTGTATCTGAAAGGTAACAAGACCTGCAAGGTCTTTTACATCCTTCTCCCAATACATGGGGTCAATGTCTATCTCCTTTTCATACACATCGTGCCCCTCTACCACATACTTCACCCTGAGGTAGGGATAGCTCTTGACCTCACAGCCCTGGTCCACTTCATTGGGAAAGCACAGCTCAATGTCAAGGTCGGGGTTTGCCATACTCTTCTTAACTTCTTCCGCAAGAAGGTTAAACTTGTCCTCTAAGTTCATACTCCACCTCCTCAATCTCCGGCGGTTACCATGACCATTTCTATGCAGTTTCTCTTAAGAAGGTCGGAACACACATAAACGCATATGGCACATCCCTTACATCTTGAGTAGTTTACCCATGCCACATGCTTGGAGTCATGATACATGAGAGTGTTGGGTTCTGGACAGAAGAGCACGCACTGTTTGCAGTTATACTTAGCACAGTCCGCTTCCTTTACATCTGCCACATAGTACATACCTGCCTTGCCTCCTTATAGATTAATTTAACCCGTAAGAGCTTCTTCTTCCACCCAGCCCCTTTCCTCCGCTATCTTGAAGGCTTCCCTTATGACCTGCATGTTCTTTTCAAGAAGCTCCATCTTTTTCTTGAACTTCTTCTCTATGGCGCTGTCAAGGGCGGTGGTTCCACCAGAAGCCACAAAGGTATTTCCGAGGAACCTTTCTCTTACTGCCTGCTCAATATGTTCAAAGCCCACGATTCGGGTTATTCCGAAAAAGAGACCTATCATTGCCATATTAGTGGCAAGTTCTGTGCCGGCTATGTCCAGAGCTATCTTTGTTGCGGGGAACATGTAGACCCTTGTGTTCAGGTCGCTCAGTATCTTCCAGTCTTCTTCAGGTATTATATCCACATCTGTGTTTATTATGGCAAGGCCATTTTCCTTAAGTCCTGAATAGAAGGGCATGGTGTAGGACTTTCCATGGGTTATGACCTGGGGATGATAAATCATTATAACATTGGGATAGACCACCTCACCCACCTCATAGATGGGCTGGTCGGAGACCCTCACGTAGGCTTCCACAGGTGCCATTCTCTTTTCAGAGCCAAAGAAGGGAACAAGGGTGGCATATTTGCCAGCCGCAGACATGGCATTACCAAGTATGTGGGCGGAGGTAACCACCCCCTGCCCACCGACGCCTGCTATGCGTATGTTATACCTTTTCATGCTTTAACCTCCTCGGGCTTCCTTTCAATCTCTTCAAAGAACTCCTTAACCTCCTCCGTCATCCATTCATAAAAGCCAAAGTCCTGCTTTTCCCTCTTCCTGGCATCCTCAAGAACCTTCTCAGTGGGTATGGAATACTCTATGTTGCAGGAAGTGTAGGCATGTATGAAGGTAGGCCCAAAGTGCCTTGCGGCGAGGATTGCCCTCCTCACGGTTTTTGCGATTCTCTTGGGATTTGTGGGAGAAAGCTTTGCCACATAGACACAGCCTGCGGTCTTGGCAAGCTCCACTGCGTTTATCTTGTCAAACTGCTTTCCTTTTGGAGCCATCTTGAGCTGAACGCCCTTTGGAGACATACCACTCTCCTGACCTCCCGTGTTTCCATAGACCTCGTTGTCCACCATAATGGTGGTAAACTTCTCCCTTCTGAACCAGGAGTGCATGGTCATACCAAAGCCTATGTCAATCAGTCCTCCATCACCAGCTATGACCACCACATCCTTTTCCTTGTCGGGGAACCTTATACTGAGGGCCCTCTTGAGACCTGAGGCAACCGCATTGGTGTCTCCGTAGTTTCCGTATATGAAGGGGACCGCCGCCTGAGAGAGGGAAAGCCTTGCGCATCCGGCGGTGCCTATGACTATGGTGTCCTCTGGCTTTGGAAGTGCTGCATAGAAGACCCTTATGAAGTAAGCCATGAAGCACCCTGCACACATGGGGTGCTCTTCCACCAACTCCTTGAACTGTCCCAGCTGCTGGACGTCTATCTCTTTTCCAAACTGCCCGTACTGGACCAGGTCCACGTAGTCTTTGGGCATATATTTCTCAAAGCCTGGTGAAATTCTTACATACTCCAGACCCATCTTTACACCTCCTTGAAGTTTTTATACAACAACCTTCTTTTCCTTCTTTATACCAAGGGCCTGATAGATCTTTTCCATTATGAGCTCCACCGGCAGCGTCATACCACCGTAGACCCTTGGTCCGCCTATCACGCTGTCACTGTTGGGAATGGCAGCCTTTACCTCCTTGGCAAGCCATCCCACTATGTTGTGCTCTGGCACTATTATAGCCTTTGCCTTTGAAAGCACCTGTCTTATCTCCTTCTCCGGGAAGGGTCTTATGGACTTGACCTTTACAAGACCCACATTGAGACCCTCAAGCTGGGCATAACGCACCGCTTCCCTTCCCTGAGCGGCAGCACAACCGGAGGCAACCACAAAGACCTCTGCGTCCGGGTTTATCACCTCTATGGGTCCTCCAAGGTATTTGTATATATATTTCATAGCCCTTATGTTGGAAGCCCATATCTCCTGCTGCCAGACCGCATGTATAAGATAGCTCATGAAGTTGGACTTCTGGACTGGAGCATCCCTCTGTATCCTTGCTGGTGGTATCTCACAGTCTGTGGGAGGCACTGGTGCCTTGTAGGGGTCTCTGGGGGGCAGTTTCATGTCCTCGGGGGTCATGTTCACGTAGCCTTTGGCGTGGGTGACAAAGAAGCCCTCGGTGCAGACGGCTATAGGTATGTAAACATCAACCATCTCAGATATGATAAAGCTGGCAAGGGTGAAATCAAAAACATCCTGCTGATTTTCTGCGTGCAGGACAACCATACCGCAGTTGAGAAGGTAAGAAATCTCCACATTGTCAGGCTGTATGGAAAGAGGAGCGTTTACAACCCTTGTAAGAACACCAAGCACCGCAGGTATCCTGTGACCGGGCCAGGAAGCTATGGCTTCAAGACCCCTGAGAAGTCCGGGACCGGATGTGGCGGAAAATGCCCTTGCACCACCCCTCACTGCACCCGCTATGGCGGACATGGCACCGTATTCTTCCTCAGCCCTGTAGTAGTCCTTTATGTATCCCTGTGCCCATATATCACCCACAAGGTGCATGACCTCAGACTGGGGGGTGATTGGGTATGCTATGGCAACATCCACGTTGGCACGCTTGACTGCCTCAGCCATCGCCTGGGCACCGGTGATGAACTTTCTTTCTCTCGGTGCCTCTAAAAGAAGGTAATCTGCATCTACAACTCTCTGTTCTGGCATGACACTACCTCCGTTTTTATTCGCTTTCTGTCACATGCTCTCCCCTTCTGGGGATTAAAAGGTAAGAATACTCTCCATAATCCAGAACGGAAAGGGTTTGGTATTCTTCCTTTGGAAGTGAGGGGTTTTCTGGAGGGAGCTTTGGCTCCCACTTTATACCAAGCTCTTCTCTTACCTTAACAAGCACATCTCTGAATCGCCTTATTTCATCTGCATGCTGGTCCCTGAGAGAAACCATGGCATCCTCATGCCCCATCTCTGCACACAGGGCTATGGTAAAGCAGTTTGTCCCAGCCCTTATCATCCTGAGAGAAAGGTTTGCGTAATGGCAGTGGACGCCTACAAATATACAGGCTTCTATCTTGTTGTGAAGTATGGTTAGGTTTGGATGGTTGGGGTTTATCTCGGCCTCGGGGTCTATCTTGGGATACTTTGGTCTATAGTCGGGCATGGGTATTATCCTGCAGTTGGGTATTTCCATAGATAGCTCAAGAACAGCCTTTGCCTTTTCCATGGCTCCGGCGTTCCAGCCCCAGAGAACCAGAGGGCCAGGGAATATGGTGGGGTTTCTCCTTGTGAGCATTGCCTTTGCAGCCTCTCTCATGGCAGTCTCTTCATCCACTATCTTTCCGTAGAGCAGTGCTTTTCCTGGTGGTGGAAGTTCGACACCTTCAAAGGCTGCAGGGGTTGGTATATAGCCAGCGGGTCCTGGCAAAACTTCCATCGGCATGCCTTACCTCCTTATGAATGGGTTATCAAAAAATTAGCATGAGCTTAAAAGCTGTCAAGGGGAATTTATATGATAATAATCATAGCTTTTTCCTCCTCCCCTCATCTCCACGCTCCTTCTCTTTCTCTTCCAGCTCTCTTATCCTTTTATCTCTGAGTTCTTCATATTTTGGACCAACTTTCCTGTAAACTCTGTCCGCTATGAAGATTATTATAAGGAGAAGGGGTAGACCTACAAGGAGCATCAGGAGCAGGAGCTTCCCCAAGAAAAGGAACAGGTTTATCAGGTTTTCCATGTCAGACCACCAGATTGAGAAGTTTGTTCTTTATGTATATCACCTTTTTGACCTCTTTACCATCGAGCCACTGGCTCACTCTCGGGTCTCTGAGAGCAAGCTCTTTCACTGCCGACTCTTCTGCGTTTAACGGCACCCTTACCACTGCCCTCAACTTTCCGTTTACCTGCACCGGAATCTCTATTTCTTCAAGTATAAGGGCCTTCTCGTCTGGCTGTGGAAAGGGGTAAAAGGCCATGAGCCTGTCGTAGCCTAGCCTCTGCCATAGCTCCTCGCATATGTGAGGAGTTATGGGATATAGCATGAAAAGGATAATCTCAAAGGACTCTCTGAGCACCTTGTAGTCCAGACCTTCAGAGGGTTGAAAGTCCTGAAGCACATTCAGAAGCTCCATTATGCTGGCTATGGATGTGTTGAAGGAAAGGTCTTCCATGCTTGAAAGGTATTTCTTGAGAGTCTGGTGGGTCCTGTGTCTTATATCCTTACTTTTTCCCGCAAGGCTCACAAAGTCCTCTCTGCTATACCCAGCTTCTCTCATACCTTCAAGGTGCTGGTGAAAGAGGTTCCAGAGCCTTCTCAGAAACCTGTAGGCACCCTGCACTCCCTCCTCCGTCCATTCAAAGTCCTTTTCCACGGGTCCAGCGAAGAGTATGTAGAGCCTCACCGTGTCTGCTCCGTATTTCTGCACTGCCTCCTCCGGGTCAACGGTATTTCCCTTTGACTTGGACATCTTGGCAGGCTCTCCAATCTCCTGCTCCACAGCCTTCACATAGTCCTCTCTACGCAATCCCAGTGCATCCAGAAGTAGCTGGAAGTTGTCCCCTATGGATATGTTCTTCTGCCTGAGAAAGTCCATAACCTTCATAGAATAATATTAGCATCCCAGGACCGGGAAAGTTATATGGTCTATAATAAACCTATCAGGAGGTTGACATGTTTGAAGGCTTTGAGG
This region includes:
- a CDS encoding class I tRNA ligase family protein, whose protein sequence is MKVMDFLRQKNISIGDNFQLLLDALGLRREDYVKAVEQEIGEPAKMSKSKGNTVDPEEAVQKYGADTVRLYILFAGPVEKDFEWTEEGVQGAYRFLRRLWNLFHQHLEGMREAGYSREDFVSLAGKSKDIRHRTHQTLKKYLSSMEDLSFNTSIASIMELLNVLQDFQPSEGLDYKVLRESFEIILFMLYPITPHICEELWQRLGYDRLMAFYPFPQPDEKALILEEIEIPVQVNGKLRAVVRVPLNAEESAVKELALRDPRVSQWLDGKEVKKVIYIKNKLLNLVV
- a CDS encoding carbon monoxide dehydrogenase beta subunit family protein — encoded protein: MPMEVLPGPAGYIPTPAAFEGVELPPPGKALLYGKIVDEETAMREAAKAMLTRRNPTIFPGPLVLWGWNAGAMEKAKAVLELSMEIPNCRIIPMPDYRPKYPKIDPEAEINPNHPNLTILHNKIEACIFVGVHCHYANLSLRMIRAGTNCFTIALCAEMGHEDAMVSLRDQHADEIRRFRDVLVKVREELGIKWEPKLPPENPSLPKEEYQTLSVLDYGEYSYLLIPRRGEHVTESE
- a CDS encoding transketolase C-terminal domain-containing protein — encoded protein: MPEQRVVDADYLLLEAPRERKFITGAQAMAEAVKRANVDVAIAYPITPQSEVMHLVGDIWAQGYIKDYYRAEEEYGAMSAIAGAVRGGARAFSATSGPGLLRGLEAIASWPGHRIPAVLGVLTRVVNAPLSIQPDNVEISYLLNCGMVVLHAENQQDVFDFTLASFIISEMVDVYIPIAVCTEGFFVTHAKGYVNMTPEDMKLPPRDPYKAPVPPTDCEIPPARIQRDAPVQKSNFMSYLIHAVWQQEIWASNIRAMKYIYKYLGGPIEVINPDAEVFVVASGCAAAQGREAVRYAQLEGLNVGLVKVKSIRPFPEKEIRQVLSKAKAIIVPEHNIVGWLAKEVKAAIPNSDSVIGGPRVYGGMTLPVELIMEKIYQALGIKKEKKVVV